The region GATCAAAACGTGGTCGCGTGCCTCAACAATTGTGCCAGAAATGATTGGCCACACGATCGCTGTTCACAATGGCAAACAGCACGTGCCCGTGTACATTACTGAGCAAATGGTGGGTCACAAACTGGGGGAATTTGCCCCCACCCGCAACTTCCGCAGTCATGTTAAGGGCGACAAAAAAGCCCGCCATTGATTCTCCTGTTCGCGTCTGGGATAACCGTCTATGGTTTCTACCTCTTCTCCTACTGCCCGTGCCTGCGCCAAGTATGTCCGCATGTCACCCCACAAGGTGCGGCGGGTATTAGATCAACTGCGGGGTCGCACCTACCGCGATGCCCTCATTATGCTGCGCTTTATGCCCTATCGTGCCTGTGAGCCGATTACCAAGGTTCTGCGATCGGCGGCAGCCAATGCTACCCATAACTTGGGCTTGGATCCCGCTACCTTAGTGATTAGCCAGGCCTATGCTGATCAAGGGCCTTGCCTGAAGCGGTTCCGTCCCCGTGCCCAAGGCCGCGCTTACCAAATTCGCAAACCCACCTGCCACATCACGATTGCTGTGGCCCCCCAAAACACTGCTGACGAATCGTAAAAGGATACCACCGTGGGACAGAAGATTCACCCAATTGGCTTTCGCCTCGGCATTACACAAGACCATCGCTCCCGCTGGTACGCCGATAGCGATCGCTATCCTGAGCTCTTGCAGGAGGATCACCGCATCCGCACGTTTATTAATCAGCAATTGGCCAATGCTGGCATTGCTGAGGTGCGCATTGAGCGCAAAGCCGATCAAGTGGAGTTGCAAATTCGCACTGCCCGTCCTGGTGTCGTCGTTGGCAAAGGCGGCCAAGGGATTGAGGAACTGCGCAAGCAACTGCGGCAGATGCTTCCTGCTAACCGCACGATCAAGGTGAACGTGGTGGAAGTCAACCGAGTGGATGCTGAGGCCAGCCTCTTGGCGGAATACATCACCCAGCAACTGGAGCGACGGGTAGCCTTTCGAAGGGCTGTGCGCCAAGCTATTCAGCGGGCGCAGCGAGCAGGTATTGAGGGGATCAAAGTCCAAGTGGCGGGTCGCCTGAATGGGGCAGAAATTGCCCGCACCGAGTGGACACGGGAAGGGCGAGTTCCGCTGCATACCCTCAGGGCAGACATTGACTATGCCTACCGCACAGCCCGCACGATCTACGGCATTTTGGGCGTGAAAGTGTGGATCTTTAAGGGTGAAGTTCTGCCGGGACAAACGGAAGCAGTTCCACGGGAAGCCACTCGCCGTAGTCCGCAGCGCCGTCTACCCCAATTTGAAAATCGCTCTAACTAACAGGGAAGCTAGCGATGCTCAGTCCAAAGCGTACAAAATTTCGCAAACAGCAGCGGGGTCGCATGACGGGGGTTGCCAGTCGCGGTAACTCCATCCACTTTGGCGACTATGCCCTTCAGGCCCTTGAACCTGCTTGGATCACTGCACGGCAAATTGAGGCCGGCCGCCGCGCCATGACCCGCTATATCCGCCGCGGTGGCAAAATCTGGATTCGCATTTTCCCCGACAAGCCCGTGACGATGCGGCCTGCAGAAACACGGATGGGGTCAGGGAAAGGATCGCCGGAGTACTGGGTGGCGGTGGTCAAACCCGGTCGCATTATGTATGAAATTGCCGGTGTGACAGAGGAGGTTGCTCGCGAAGCCATGCGCCTTGCTGCCTACAAAATGCCGATCAAGACCCGTTTTCTGGTGCGCAATCAAGAAGAGCAACAACAGGAGGGTTAAGAATGGCACTGACGAAAATGAAAGACCTGCGCCAACTAAGTGATCAAGAGGTGAGCGATCGCATTGCCGCTATTAAAAAAGAACTCTTTGATCTGCGCTTCAAAAAAGCCACCCGTCAAGAGGTCAAGCCCCATCAATTTAAACATCTGCGCCACGAGTTGGCACAGCTTTTAACCCTTGAGAATGAACGTCGCCGCAGTGGAGGCCAAGGCTAATGGCAGTTAAAGAACGTGTTGGCGTTGTTGTCAGCGACAAAATGCAAAAAACCGTTGTCGTTGCTGTCGAAAACCGCGCCCCCCATCCCAAATACGGCAAAATTGTCGTCAAAACCCGCCGCTACAAAGCCCACGATGAAAACAACGAAGCCAAAGTGGGCGATCGCGTGCGTATTCGGGAAACCCGCCCCCTCAGTCGCACCAAGCGTTGGGTCATTGCCGAGATTCTCAGTCCTCGCACTGCCTAAGGAGAACCAGCCATGATTCAACAGGAAACCTATCTCAATGTTGCTGATAATAGCGGCGCCAAAAAACTCCTTTGCATTCGTGTGCTCGGGGGCAGTAACCGTCGCTACGGTAGTGTGGGCGATGTGATCATTGCCACCGTCAAAGATGCCACCCCCAATATGGCAGTGAAGAAATCCGATGTAGTTCGCGCTGTCATTGTGCGCACCCGCAAAAGCATTCGCCGCGAAAGTGGCATGAGCATCCGCTTTGATGACAACGCCGCTGTCTTGATCAACCAAGATGGCAACCCTCGCGGTACCCGTGTCTTTGGCCCTGTAGCTCGCGAACTGCGGGATAAAAACTTCACAAAAATTGTTTCATTGGCACCGGAGGTACTCTAATGGCGGCCAAGAAAGCAAACAAAAAGCCTGTGCGCTATCGTATGCACGTCAAAAAAGGGGATACGGTTCAAGTCATCGCCGGCAGTGACAAAGCCAAAGTGGGTGAAGTCCTCGCCGTCTTCCCCAAAACTAGTCAGGTGATTGTTAAAGGGGTCAACCTGAAAACGAAACACCTCAAGCCTCGCCAAGAGGGAGAATCAGGGCAAATTATCACCAAAGAAGCCCCGATTCACAGTTGCAAGGTGATGCTCTACTCTACCAAGCAAAACGTGGCCAGCCGCATCTGCTATACCTACACCGAAGATGGTCGTAAGGTACGGATGCTTAAGAAAACTGGTGAAATCATTGATTAGGTCTCACTTGTTTGCCCTCTCTGACCCAGCCCAGAGAACGCCCCTAGGAGAAGCCCCATGTCCCAACGCCTCAAAGACCACTACAACAAAACCGTTGTGCCGCAGCTCATGCAGCAATTCCAGTACAAAAATATTCACCAAGTGCCAAAGATTGTCAAAGTGACTGTTAACCGGGGTCTGGGTGAAGCGGCACAAAATGCCAAAGCCCTTGAAGCCACACTGGCGGAAATTGCCACAATTACAGGCCAAAAGCCGGTGGTTACCCGTGCCAAGAAGGCGATCGCTGGCTTCAAAATTCGCAAAGGTATGCCTGTGGGGGTTGCCGTGACCCTGCGTTCCGAGCGCATGTATGCCTTTTTGGACCGCTTGATTAACTTGGCACTGCCACGTATTCGTGACTTTCGCGGTGTCAACCCCAAAAGCTTTGATGGCCGGGGCAACTACACCCTAGGTTTGCGTGAGCAACTGATTTTCCCCGAAGTCAACTACGACGATATTGATCAAATTCGCGGCATGGATGTCTCAATCATCACCACTGCCAATACTGATGAAGAAGGACGTGCCCTGCTCAAAGCAATGGGCATGCCGTTCCGTGAGAACTAACGCCGGAGGCAGATTTTTAAGGAGCAACTATGGCAGTAAATGACACGATTGGCGATATGCTAACTCGCATCCGCAACGCAAACCTTGCGCGTCATCAAACCACGACAATTCCGGCCACGCGCATGACCCGCAGTATTGCGCAGGTGCTGAAAGCGGAAGGGTTTATTCGCGATTTTGAAGAGCAAGGGGACGGTGTCAAACGGCATCTTGTGGTTTCCCTAAAATATCGCGGCAAGCAGCGCCAGCCGATTATTACTGCGCTCAAGCGGGTAAGCAAGCCCGGTCTGCGCGTCTATGCCAACTCCCGTGAGTTGCCCCGGGTGCTCGGTGGCATCGGCATTGCCATCATCTCCACCTCTAACGGCATCATGACCGATCGCGAGGCACGGAAGCAGGGCATTGGCGGCGAAGTACTCTGTTACGTTTGGTAAGCTCGGAGGAAGTCCCACATGTCTCGTATTGGCAAGCGTCCCATCCCCCTGCCAAAGAATGTCACCCTCACCCTAGACGGGCAGCAGGTCACGGTCAAGGGCCCTAAGGGTCAACTCAGTCGCGTTTTTCCCCCTGAAGTGAATGTTGTCCAAGAGGGCGAAGCAATTGTCGTCAAACGCCGCGATGACTCTCGACCTGCCAAAGAACGCCACGGCCTCTGCCGCACGCTACTGGCCAACATGGTAGAAGGTGTCTCCCAAGGATTTACAAAAAAGCTCGAGATTCAAGGGGTGGGTTACCGTGCCCAGCTCCAAGGTAAAACCCTTGTCCTCAGTATGGGCTATAGTCACCCCGTTGAGATCGTGCCCCCTGAGGGCATTACCCTAGAAATTGAAGACAACCAAGGTAAAAAAGTGCAGCAGGGGACAATTGTCCTCGTTAGCGGCATTGACAAAGAACTGGTCGGCAACACCTCTGCCCGTATTCGCGCCGTGCGTCCCCCTGAGCCCTACAAGGGCAAGGGCATTCGCTATATGGGTGAATTTGTGCGTCGTAAAGTTGGTAAGACAGGGAAGAAATAGATGAAGCAAACTCGTACTGCGGCTCGCCAAAGTCGGCACCAGCGCATTCGCCGCAAAGTCAAAGGGACCAGCGATCGCCCCCGACTCGCTGTCTTTCGCTCCCATCAACACATCTATGCCCAAGTGATTGATGACACCCGGCATCATACTCTTGTCGCTGCTTCCAGTCTTGAGCCAGAACTGCGGCAAAAGCTAGGGAAGGGCAGCACCTGTGCCGCCTCCATTGCGGTGGGGCGACTGATTGCAGAGCGGGCCAAAGCCGCTGGCATTGAGCGTGTTGTCTTTGATCGCGGTGGCAATATTTACCATGGGCGTGTCAAGGCCTTGGCGGATGCCGCCCGTGAAGGTGGATTAGACTTTTAGAGGATGACCCGATGGCAAATCGTCGTAAAAACCCCCGCAAAGTTGAAAAAGAAACGGACTGGCAAGAGCGAGTAGTTCAGATCCGCCGCGTCTCCAAAGTGGTTAAAGGTGGTAAGAAGCTCAGCTTCCGTGCCATTGTTGTCGTTGGCAACGAGCGTGGTCAAGTGGGTGTGGGTGTCGGTAAAGCCGCCGATGTTATTGGTGCAGTGCGCAAAGGCGTCGCTGATGGCAAAAAGCATCTGATTGATGTTCCGATCACTAAATCCAACTCTATTCCCCACCCCACCTTTGGCGAAGGCGGCGCTGCCCGTGTCATGATTCGCCCCGCTGCACCCGGAACCGGCGTAATTGCGGGTGGCTCTGTGCGCACTGTTCTCGAACTAGCCGGGGTACGCAACGTACTCGCCAAACAACTGGGATCCAGCAACCCCCTCAACAATGCCCGTGCCGCCCTCGAAGCCCTTGCGGCCTTGCGCACCTTCCAAGAAGTTGCCGAAGAGCGGGAAATCCCCATTGAAAACCTCTATAGCAAATAGTTAGGAGTTGTCCATGCGGTTTCAAGATCTGCACCCCCAAGCGGGATCGCGACGGCGCAAACGGCGGATTGGTCGGGGTATTGCCGCAGGTCAAGGGGCCAGCGGCGGCTTTGGTATGCGGGGGCAAAAATCTCGTTCCGGTCGCCCCACTCGTCCTGGCTTTGAAGGCGGTCAAAACCCCCTTTACCGTCGTCTCCCCAAACTCAAGCACTTTCCCCTCGTCAAGCGGAAGGTTTACACTACGATCAACGTGGGTCGTCTCAATACCCTACCGGCCAATAGTGTAGTGACGGTTCAATCCCTCCTTGAGGCTGGCATTCTCACCACTGCCAAGTATCCCCTCAAGGTGTTGGGGGATGGTGAGCTCAATGTTAAGTTGGAGGTTCATGCTGCTGCCTTTAGTGGCAGTGCCCGCAGCAAAATTGAAGCCGCTGGTGGGGTGTGTGTGGAGACCTCCGTTGCTGCCGACAGTGAATAGAGGAACCCCAGTATGATTGTGAATCGCGGCAAGGCACCCACTGCCCAGGAAACGTTTATGCAGATGGCTCAAGCAGCCGGTCTGCGGGGGCGGCTTTTGATCACCATTGGGTTACTAATTCTGGTGCGGCTTGGTATCTATCTACCCATTCCGGGAATCGATCGCGCTGTTTTTGCCCAGAACGTCCAAGATAATGCCGTGATTCGCTTCCTCGACATCTTTGCAGGGGGTGGTCTCTCTGCCCTTGGCATTTTTGCCCTTGGTATCCTGCCCTATATTAACGCCTCCATCATCATGCAGTTGCTGACTGCTGCTCTCCCTTCCTTGGAGCGACTCCAAAAGGACGAAGGGGAAGCCGGCCGCCGCAAAATTTCCCAAATTACCCGCTACGTTGCGGTGGGCTGGGCAGTTCTGCAAAGCTTTGGCATTGCCATTTTTGTCAGTTCAATTCCCGGTGCCGCTTTACACCCGGGGCCATGGTTTGTAGCCGAGATTGTCCTTGGCCTTACCGCTGGCTCAATGGTGGTGATGTGGATTTCGGAATTGATTACTGAGCGAGGGGTGGGTAATGGTGCCTCCCTCTTGATCTTTTTGAGCATTGTTGCCTACTTACCTGCCTCGGTGGGCCAAACCATCGCCCTCGCAGAAAGTGGTGGCAACATTGGCGGCATTGCTATCCTTGTGGCTGTCTTTTTAGCCATGATTGTCGGCATTGTCTTCGTTCAAGAGGGGACCCGCCGCATCCCTATTGTTTCTGCACGTCGCCAAGTGGGGCGTAAGCTCTACCGCGAGCAAACCAGTTACCTGCCCCTGCGCTTAAACCAAGGCGGTGTGATGCCGATTATTTTTGCCTCGGCGGTCCTGATTCTGCCTTCCACATTGGCCCAGTTTACCCGTAGCGAACTCGTGGCTCGATTCGCAAGTTATGTTTCTCCGGCAGGGCCAACACCCTGGCTATACGTAATTTTTTATTTGCTGTTGATTCTCTTCTTTAGCTACTTTTACTCCTCCTTGGTGGTCAACCCCGTGGATATGTCCCAAAACCTGAAAAAAATGGGCGCCAGTATTCCGGGGATCCGACCGGGGAAAGCCACGTCTGATTACCTAGAACGGGTTCTCAACCGCTTGACATTCCTAGGGGCGATCTTTTTGGGTCTGGTGGCCATTATTCCCACAGCAGTCGAGAGTGCAACCAAAGTGACAACATTCCAAGGCCTGGGGGCGACCTCCCTGTTGATCTTGGTGGGGGTGGCCATTGACACCTCAAAACAAATTCAAACCTATGTGATTTCTCAACGTTATGAGGGGATGGTGAAGCAGTAATGCGCTTAATTTTGTTTGGTGGCCCCGGTTCGGGCAAAGGGACACAGGCGGCAATTCTCACCACGCTCTTGGGCATTCCCCATATTTCTACAGGGGATATTCTGCGAGCAGAGCGAGCTGCCGGCACCCTCCTCGGTCAACAGGCTCAAAGCTACATGGATCGCGGTGAACTGGTACCCGATCAGGTGATTGTGGATATGGTGGCCAATCGCTTGCAACAGCCAGATACGGCTGCGGGTTGGCTTTTGGACGGGTTTCCCCGCAATGGGGCACAAGCAGCGGTCTTTGAGGAGATGCTCAAAAGCATTCACCAAGACTATGATTACTTGCTTTTTTTAGATGTGCCCGCTGCGATTCTCCAAGAACGCGCTCTAAATCGCGCCAAGCAAGCTGTCAACGGTCAGCAGCGCTCCGATGATACACCGGAAACTATCCTTAAGCGGCTACAGGTCTATGAGCGGGAAACCCTACCGATGATTCAACAGTACATGAGTCATCCCAAGTTTGTGCCCATTGATGGAACGCGTACGATCGAAGAGGTAACTGCTGCCATTCAAGCACGTATTGGGGAGGTGAACCGTGTCTAAACAGGATGCCATTGAAATTGAAGGGACAGTGACCGAGTCATTGCCCAACGCCATGTTTCGCGTGGATCTGGACAATGGCTTCAATGTCCTTGCTCATATTTCTGGTAAGATTCGCCGCAACTACATCAAGATTTTGCCGGGCGATCGCGTCAAGGTAGAATTGACCCCCTATGACTTGACCAAGGGGCGGATTACCTATCGCCTGCGCAAAAAGTAGTTTGATCTTTACTGACCACTCTGCTAAGATATAAAATTTGCGATTACATGAGCAACTGATATGAAAGTAAGAGCATCGGTACGGCGTATTTGTGAAAAATGCCGCGTCATTCGGCGACGTGGCCGGGTTATGGTGATCTGCACCAATCCGAAACACAAGCAGCGCCAAGGGTAACCCACTGTTGTTGCACACATAGGAACTAGATTCATGGCTCGTATTGCTGGTGTTGATTTACCCCGCGACAAACGCATTGAAATTGCCCTGACCTACATCTATGGCATTGGCTTAACCCGCTCCAAGGAAATTTTGGCAAAAACGGGTGTCAACCCTGATACACGCACCCGTGATTTAACGGATGCCGACATTGCGGCACTGCGGGCTGCCATTGACGAGTACCAAGTGGAGGGGGATCTGCGCCGCCTTGAGGCCATGAATATCAAGCGGCTCATGGATATTGGCTGCTATCGGGGGCGACGGCATCGCCTTGGATTGCCGGTTCGTGGTCAGCGCACCCGTACCAATGCTCGCACCCGTCGTGGTAGTCGCCGCACTGTGGCTGGTAAGAAAAAACCCGCCGCCAAGAAATAAGTTTTTCCGCTCCTGCTACCTGATTCACGGTTTGGATAGATTATGGCACCCTCTGCAAAACGCTCTGGCCCTCGTAAGCAAAAGCGCAATGTCCCCAGTGGCGTTGCCCACATTCAGTCCACATTTAATAACACGATTGTCTCAATTACCGACCCCAATGGTGAGGTGATTGCTTGGGCCTCTGCTGGCTCTAGTGGTTTCAAAGGTGCCAAAAAAGGCACACCTTTTGCAGCCCAAACTGCTGCTGATAATGCGGCTCGCCGTGCCATTGATCAGGGGATGCGGCAAATTGAGGTCATGGTGAGTGGTCCCGGCTCCGGTCGAGAAACAGCCATTCGGGCGTTGCAAGCCGCAGGCCTAGAAATTACCCTCATTCGGGATGTGACCCCCATTCCCCACAATGGTTGCCGTCCCCCCAAACGGCGGCGGGTTTAGGTTGGTGTGGGTCACTTGGGAGAACAGCTATGGCGTATCAAATTGAATGCTTGGAAACACGGGTTGAGGAGGATCAGGGGCAGTACGGCCAATTTGCCCTGCATCCCCTTGCTCCCGGTCAAGGGATTACGGTGGGGAATGCCCTGCGGCGGGTTCTCCTTTCCAACTTGCCCGGTAGTGCTGTGACAGCGGTGCGAATCGCGGGCGTCAATCATGAGTTTTCGACGATTCCTGGTGTGCGCGAAGATGTCATGGACATTTTGCTGCAAATGAAGCAGTTGGTGATTCGCAGCCACACCTCAGAACCCCAAATGGGTCGTCTTTTTGCTCAAGCCCCTGAGAATGAGCCATTGACGGTTACCGCGGGTATGGTGCAACTTGGCTCTGAAGTGGAGGTGGTCAACCCCAACCACTATATTGCCACGCTGATGCCAGGGGCAACCTTGGAGATGGAATTTAAGATTGAAAAGGATCGTGGCTATCGCTCGGTGGAGCGGGTGCGCGACGATCGCCTTGCTTTGGACTATCTCCAATTGGATGCTGTCTTTATGCCTGTGCGGCGGGTGAACTACACCGTTGATTCTGTGCGCAGTGCCGGTGCTGAGGGCGATCGCCAGCTCCAAGACTACCTGAAGCTGGAAATCTGGACAAATGGCAGCTTGACCCCTCAAGATGCCCTCAATCAGGCGGCAACCATCCTTGTCGATCTCTTTAGCCCCCTGAAGGAAGTGCCCCTACACACCTCTGAGGCCACCGCCACCGACGACCATGACGAAACGGGGCAGATTCCCATTGAGCAACTGAATTTGTCAGTGCGTGCCTACAACTGCCTCAAGCGTGCCCAAGTGAATACGGTGGCCGATCTTCTTGAGTACTCCCAAGAAGAGCTACTGGAGATCAAAAACTTCGGTCAAAAGTCGGCTGAGGAAGTGATCGAAGCACTGCAAAAACACTTGGGAATTACGCTACCGCCCCAAAAAGCTGCCCGTAACTAGAGAGATTGAATGAGGTTTACCTATGCGTCACCAACGTCGGGTTCCCCAACTAGGACGACCAGCGGATCAACGAAAAGCGCTGCTGCGGGCATTAACCACTGAGCTGATTCGCCATGGCCGCATTACCACCACCAAAGCGCGGGCAAAGGCTGTCCGCGCAGAGGCAGAGCGGATGATCACCTTGGCTAAGGATGGCTCCTTGGCGGCCCGCCGGCGTGCCCTGGGCTATCTCTACGATAAGCAACTGGTGCATTCTCTCTTTGCCCAAGCCCCAGAGCGCTATGGCGATCGCCAGGGTGGCTACACCCGTATTATCCGCAGTGTGCGGCGACGGGGTGATAATGCCGAATTGGCGGTCATTGAGCTGGTGTAGCAGGCAATGATGACGGCGATCGCACCTTCCCAGAGCGGCCAACGCTTGGCACTGCTCATTCAGTACCAGGGCACCCACTTCCACGGCTGGCAACGGCAAGTGGGACAGCGCACGGTACAGGAGGTGATTGAGCAGGCGATCGCCAGTGTTGTCAATCATCCCGTCTCTGTTGTTGCAGCAGGGCGCACGGACACAGGGGTTCATGCTGCCGGTCAAGTGGCCCATGTCACGGTCAACTCGCCTATTCCCGTTCATCGTTGGCCAGGGATTCTCAATGCTCGCTTGCCTGCTGATGTGGTGATTCGTGCTGCGGCGGCGGTGCCGCCTGACTGGCATGCCCGTTTCTCAGCGCTGTGGCGTCGCTATCGTTATACCCTCTATACCGATCCCTGCCCCAATATCTTTCTGCGGCCTTGGACATGGCACTACTACTATGCCCCCTTGGATGTGGCAAAAATGGCAGCAGTGCTTCAGCCATTGGTGGGGCGGCATCACCTCAGCGCATTTCACCGTTCTGGCTCCAATCGTGCCCATTCTTGGGTGGAGGTGCAGGCGGTGAGTTGCCAGCGGCGCGGTGCCCTTGTGGAAATTGAGGTACAAGCTTCAGGGTTTCTCTACGGCATGATGCGCCTGTTGGTGGGTCTCTTGGTACAGGTGGGACAAGGCCAGCGATCGCCCGCCAGTTTTACGGAAATTTGGCAACAGGAGCAACGCCACCTTGTCAAGTATGCTGCACCCCCCAGCGGTCTTTGTCTATTGGGGGTGGGCTATCCTGAATCACCTTTCCCTCTGGCCCTGTGCACCGAAGCGATGCCCCAGTTCCAGTTAGCCTCTGTTTGCCCTGAATTGTCCATTGCATAGAACTATGGAGTTTGTGATGACCAGTACCGTAAAGACACCACTGCCCGCTGTGGATGACCTTGCTCCCCAGTGGTATGTCATTGATGCCGCTGATCAACGGTTGGGTCGGCTAGCCGCAGAAATTGCCCGCATTCTCAGGGGCAAAAACAAAGCCATTTACACCCCCCACATGGATACGGGTGACTTTGTGATTGTCATCAATGCCGAAAAAGTCACCGTCACCGGCAAAAAACGCTCCCAAAAACTCTACCGTCGTCACTCCGGCCGTCCCGGCGGCATGAAAATTGAAACCTTTGATCAACTCCAAGCCCGTATTCCGGAGCGGATTATTGAGCACGCTGTTAAGGGGATGCTGCCAAAAAATTCCCTGGGCCGCAAACTCTTTACCAAGCTGAAAGTTTATGCTGGCCCAGAGCATCCTCACCAAGCGCAAAAACCCCAGCCTTTGACCATTAACACAATTCCGGGAGCCTAACAATGCAGATTGCTGATCAGTCTAAGCGGGTGGTTTACTTGGGAACCGGTCGCCGTAAGTCGGCGGTAGCGCGGGTGCGATTGATTCCCGGTAGCGGTCAACTGTGGATTAATGGCCGCAATGGGGCTGACTACCTGCAAAATAACCCTATCTATCTCAACTTGGTGAAAGCCCCCCTTGAAACCCTTGGACTTGAAAATAGCTACGATATCTATGTCAATGCCACGGGGGGTGGTCTGACAGGGCAAGCAGACGCCATTCGTCTAGGGATTGCCCGTGCCCTCTGCCAACTGGACATCGAAAATCGCAAGCCCTTGAAAACGGAAGGCTATCTCACCCGCGATCCCCGTGCTAAGGAGCGGCGTAAATACGGTCTGCGCAAAGCCCGCAAAGCCCCCCAATACTCAAAACGCTAAAATTTTGTTTTTGACTTCTCGTTTGTGGTGAGACACCTATGCCAAAACCAAACATTCATCCCCAGTGGTATCCCGAAGCCAAAGTCTATTGCGATGGTGAAGTGATTATGACGGTTGGTTCCACGAAACCAGAACTGCACGTAGACATCTGGTCAGGCAACCACCCCTTCTTCACCGGTACTCAGAAAATTGTTGACGCCGAAGGGCGGGTGGAACGCTTCCGCCGTAAATACAGCGGTACTAAACCTCAGCAAACCGCTAAAGGGAAAAAAGCCGCCCCTAAATCTACGCCTAAGACGAACAAAAAGGGCTAACCGCTCTTCATGTCCCTCTTTTTTCGGCCCGCTGAGTGGCTGCCCCATCGCGCCTGTTGGTTAGCTTTCCCCAGTCACGAAGATCTGTGGGGGGAGTTATTACCGCAGGTGCGCTTCGAGTTTGCTGCCCTGTGTCGGGCGATCGCTGACCCTGATCCGGTCACGGGTCAATGTCGGGGCGAGCAACTGAAAATTCTAGTGCTGGATGAGACAGGAAAAGCCACTGCCCATTCCTACCTCAGCGATCTTAACCCGCAATTTTATCAACTGACCTTTGGTGACATTTGGCTGCGGGACACGGCTCCTGTGGGCCTCATCAATGAGGCGGGGGAGCGACGGCTCCTCTGTTTGCCCTTTAATGGTTGGGGCAAAAAGTATCAACTGGCTGGCGATAGTGACTTGGCCATCCGCCTAGCCCTCCTGATGGGGATACCCTATGGTAGCGTGCCCCTATTTCTTGAGGGGGGAGCGATCGAAGTAGATGGCGAAGGAACCTGCCTCACCACTCGCCAGTGCCTCCTCAATCCCAACCGCAATCCCTATTTAAGCAGTGCAGAAGTGGAAGCCCGCCTCAAGCCTGCCCTTGGCGTGAGCAAAATCCTCTGGATTGAATCGGGACTGGTCAATGATCACACTGATGGTCATATTGATACCCTGGTGCGTTTTGTGGCTCCCGCAACCGTGGTCTGTATGTTGGCTGAAAGCCCTGAGGATCCGAACTGCGATGTCCTGCGGACGATTTATGAGCAGTTGCAAACCCTGACGGATGCCAAGGGGCG is a window of Thermosynechococcus vestitus BP-1 DNA encoding:
- the rplO gene encoding 50S ribosomal protein L15: MRFQDLHPQAGSRRRKRRIGRGIAAGQGASGGFGMRGQKSRSGRPTRPGFEGGQNPLYRRLPKLKHFPLVKRKVYTTINVGRLNTLPANSVVTVQSLLEAGILTTAKYPLKVLGDGELNVKLEVHAAAFSGSARSKIEAAGGVCVETSVAADSE
- the secY gene encoding preprotein translocase subunit SecY, giving the protein MIVNRGKAPTAQETFMQMAQAAGLRGRLLITIGLLILVRLGIYLPIPGIDRAVFAQNVQDNAVIRFLDIFAGGGLSALGIFALGILPYINASIIMQLLTAALPSLERLQKDEGEAGRRKISQITRYVAVGWAVLQSFGIAIFVSSIPGAALHPGPWFVAEIVLGLTAGSMVVMWISELITERGVGNGASLLIFLSIVAYLPASVGQTIALAESGGNIGGIAILVAVFLAMIVGIVFVQEGTRRIPIVSARRQVGRKLYREQTSYLPLRLNQGGVMPIIFASAVLILPSTLAQFTRSELVARFASYVSPAGPTPWLYVIFYLLLILFFSYFYSSLVVNPVDMSQNLKKMGASIPGIRPGKATSDYLERVLNRLTFLGAIFLGLVAIIPTAVESATKVTTFQGLGATSLLILVGVAIDTSKQIQTYVISQRYEGMVKQ
- a CDS encoding adenylate kinase, translating into MRLILFGGPGSGKGTQAAILTTLLGIPHISTGDILRAERAAGTLLGQQAQSYMDRGELVPDQVIVDMVANRLQQPDTAAGWLLDGFPRNGAQAAVFEEMLKSIHQDYDYLLFLDVPAAILQERALNRAKQAVNGQQRSDDTPETILKRLQVYERETLPMIQQYMSHPKFVPIDGTRTIEEVTAAIQARIGEVNRV
- the infA gene encoding translation initiation factor IF-1, with protein sequence MSKQDAIEIEGTVTESLPNAMFRVDLDNGFNVLAHISGKIRRNYIKILPGDRVKVELTPYDLTKGRITYRLRKK
- the rpmJ gene encoding 50S ribosomal protein L36, with the protein product MKVRASVRRICEKCRVIRRRGRVMVICTNPKHKQRQG
- the rpsM gene encoding 30S ribosomal protein S13 is translated as MARIAGVDLPRDKRIEIALTYIYGIGLTRSKEILAKTGVNPDTRTRDLTDADIAALRAAIDEYQVEGDLRRLEAMNIKRLMDIGCYRGRRHRLGLPVRGQRTRTNARTRRGSRRTVAGKKKPAAKK
- the rpsK gene encoding 30S ribosomal protein S11; this translates as MAPSAKRSGPRKQKRNVPSGVAHIQSTFNNTIVSITDPNGEVIAWASAGSSGFKGAKKGTPFAAQTAADNAARRAIDQGMRQIEVMVSGPGSGRETAIRALQAAGLEITLIRDVTPIPHNGCRPPKRRRV
- a CDS encoding DNA-directed RNA polymerase subunit alpha; translated protein: MAYQIECLETRVEEDQGQYGQFALHPLAPGQGITVGNALRRVLLSNLPGSAVTAVRIAGVNHEFSTIPGVREDVMDILLQMKQLVIRSHTSEPQMGRLFAQAPENEPLTVTAGMVQLGSEVEVVNPNHYIATLMPGATLEMEFKIEKDRGYRSVERVRDDRLALDYLQLDAVFMPVRRVNYTVDSVRSAGAEGDRQLQDYLKLEIWTNGSLTPQDALNQAATILVDLFSPLKEVPLHTSEATATDDHDETGQIPIEQLNLSVRAYNCLKRAQVNTVADLLEYSQEELLEIKNFGQKSAEEVIEALQKHLGITLPPQKAARN
- the rplQ gene encoding 50S ribosomal protein L17, coding for MRHQRRVPQLGRPADQRKALLRALTTELIRHGRITTTKARAKAVRAEAERMITLAKDGSLAARRRALGYLYDKQLVHSLFAQAPERYGDRQGGYTRIIRSVRRRGDNAELAVIELV
- the truA gene encoding tRNA pseudouridine(38-40) synthase TruA, which produces MMTAIAPSQSGQRLALLIQYQGTHFHGWQRQVGQRTVQEVIEQAIASVVNHPVSVVAAGRTDTGVHAAGQVAHVTVNSPIPVHRWPGILNARLPADVVIRAAAAVPPDWHARFSALWRRYRYTLYTDPCPNIFLRPWTWHYYYAPLDVAKMAAVLQPLVGRHHLSAFHRSGSNRAHSWVEVQAVSCQRRGALVEIEVQASGFLYGMMRLLVGLLVQVGQGQRSPASFTEIWQQEQRHLVKYAAPPSGLCLLGVGYPESPFPLALCTEAMPQFQLASVCPELSIA
- the rplM gene encoding 50S ribosomal protein L13, with translation MTSTVKTPLPAVDDLAPQWYVIDAADQRLGRLAAEIARILRGKNKAIYTPHMDTGDFVIVINAEKVTVTGKKRSQKLYRRHSGRPGGMKIETFDQLQARIPERIIEHAVKGMLPKNSLGRKLFTKLKVYAGPEHPHQAQKPQPLTINTIPGA